The Flavobacteriales bacterium genome includes a region encoding these proteins:
- a CDS encoding tyrosine-type recombinase/integrase, which produces MGKPSKIIITSEHFYRLAERFYRHLLQLGYHPKSCRSQYHYLREFLSWLETKGKERIEKITSEDIARYYDYISQRPNKTTGGILNPKTTHAHMRIVRDLFELLVQEKQITQSPCSALRFPYPKGGELRVVLSWEQTCELYRASQNAQERAILSLSYGCGLRVGELVGCNVGDIRLRERILIVPKGKGNKRRVVPMSSLCRTYLVTTTTSGKP; this is translated from the coding sequence ATGGGAAAGCCATCAAAGATCATAATCACATCAGAACACTTTTATCGGCTGGCAGAGCGCTTTTACCGGCATCTTCTGCAGCTGGGTTACCACCCAAAGAGTTGCCGCTCTCAATATCACTATTTAAGGGAGTTTTTAAGCTGGTTGGAAACAAAAGGCAAAGAGCGGATCGAAAAGATTACCTCAGAGGATATCGCGCGTTATTACGACTACATCAGCCAGCGCCCCAACAAGACCACTGGTGGCATATTGAATCCCAAGACCACCCACGCCCACATGCGTATTGTTCGCGATCTGTTCGAGCTTCTTGTACAGGAAAAACAGATAACACAAAGCCCGTGCAGCGCCTTAAGGTTCCCCTATCCCAAGGGGGGAGAGCTGCGGGTTGTTTTGAGCTGGGAGCAGACCTGCGAGCTCTACCGGGCCAGTCAGAATGCTCAAGAGCGGGCCATTCTGAGCCTTTCTTACGGTTGCGGGTTACGGGTCGGCGAGCTTGTCGGGTGTAATGTGGGCGATATCCGACTGCGTGAAAGAATCCTTATTGTGCCTAAGGGTAAGGGCAACAAAAGAAGGGTTGTACCGATGAGCTCGTTGTGCAGGACTTATCTAGTTACTACTACAACGAGCGGGAAGCCTTGA
- a CDS encoding tyrosine-type recombinase/integrase — translation MQDLSSYYYNEREALTKGRNYTPGEQAFMLNKVGRRMQKWTFNHRLKEIIERTGNKAIIEKQITTHHLRHTIATHLLEQGMPTHQVRMFLGHSQLETTQLYTRVSDRQIRALMR, via the coding sequence GTGCAGGACTTATCTAGTTACTACTACAACGAGCGGGAAGCCTTGACCAAGGGGCGTAACTACACTCCGGGGGAGCAGGCCTTTATGCTGAACAAAGTGGGCCGCAGGATGCAGAAATGGACCTTTAATCACCGGCTTAAAGAAATCATAGAGCGGACAGGGAATAAGGCCATCATAGAAAAACAGATCACCACCCACCACCTGCGACACACCATTGCTACGCATCTTCTAGAGCAGGGCATGCCTACCCACCAGGTCCGCATGTTCTTAGGGCATTCCCAACTGGAGACCACCCAGCTCTATACCCGCGTTAGTGATCGCCAAATTAGAGCATTGATGCGATGA